A DNA window from Limanda limanda chromosome 6, fLimLim1.1, whole genome shotgun sequence contains the following coding sequences:
- the bcl9l gene encoding B-cell CLL/lymphoma 9-like protein codes for MLQDSKLANHGKQVTSDTRSQIPGVNPQAQQQGAAGHLGSKGVGAGSHGVKPNQISSGGNPVLKAASQSASSVGGMLKTKSKRERSVSIDSGDSRNAIPPALETDAKGEGVMRSKRRCVLEKKQPYSGDEWCSGPDTEEDEDKPHTTTHRERGLAGPIQGLAERLSAGPMPEPGGPAMGCGLGPGLKAEPPPPSQQVVYVFTTNLANSAAEAVIKGQTDSILLFHQQNVPRTKLDQGHPLAKLPNMSEKGNSNSSPPTGTPKSQSGTPRPASAGAGGPLHRAGTPSSAGHSDNESSQTRSGGASCNNSNVAHRSEGGNSATPAGPGPGPGDGESAGGMPLPVATVYPSENPSILSAHLQGDMGQRGGPGNQDGLSKEQLEHRERSLQTLRDIERLLLRSGASGVPGETGGPNNNATNNSSNLNNNNNTDRSAILEHSDNGTNNPGNCSSSNMLSSALAPMGGIKKYEEPLQSIISQTHSLGGPGLDSPQMDSHHNLPQHPHHQMSSPGVDMGPLLGPEGLTQEQMAWRKLQEEYYQEKRRQQEMQPPTHPQHFRMVTEMGGHGGPMMMRGPPPPYHSKPGDQQWGPGNMMGGGMGGNARMMDMHQEGPRGPRFLGQMQRGPPGGGAFPGSPGGVLSMEGLGPQRPTRPGMIWIDDIGGGGPFHGCYPGGPPQHLQGEPEHLLTREEMFRIMEKRQMQGLPRFELDRLAKQQQQDNLRIMDNPGGPEFSNLAMGRGPPSSRGDPMDFPGSREIMGSPGVGPQMRDMVDSPLGNNLTMNMNQQMNVQQQHQMMLSQKLRGGPAGGGALGEMLSPGEIARIRALQNGRGGNKVMIPGPDGPFQFHNQGPFSGGQVEGPYLQQPGHAMYGSDQQGPNQMGCTSRLSHMPMTGGPRGADLGPRHPSDLSININPLTSPSVPPPHQLKSPSLNREPSPLLPSPSAPGLKSPSQISSAGHHPPLPPASGAGTPSSSSMKSPQVMGSSNLGLHSPSASPGRLKSPAMAVGSPGWSSPKTALPSPGGPTGGKVVGNGGSGSTETGQQLHPRSSNSTPSSQPSSMNPAMPFNSSPDAPPSQNPLSLIMSQMSKYAMPSSTPLYHEAIKTIATSDDEMMPDRPLLSGVSIGGNIGNLQTSQILVSQGSMGPHSDPQSPMGIVNQGQQHLSHDASGPVLSSPNQMVLPSMNSALMGGGGPDGMGPCNVSPISQNQMAGFPRMQPQSHGPMHSPIGGMSHNFSHPNEDGLPPQQLHLLSKGHPHQRPSHPSDSYGPLPMGEGPDLSEVIRPTHMGIPEFDLSRIIPSDKPSSTLQYFPKSEQHQHPHQGPPSQQPTPQQLLKQLSSSGPSSNPHLANLQNMMAEQQMPLHPSHSGIRQSMGIHQGGSRVMVSGGGMGMGPMCPPGHMMGRTGMVPQQQLQQQQAMMANSLLHHPSNPYPGMMPSQQHPHNLMAQQNIMMMQAKQRSMSVPGDPFGPQGPLMSPQGPMMAPPHPQSGMMGPQSLRQRGMSLDSPLGYGPGGMANMPF; via the exons ATGCTCCAAGACAGTAAACTGGCCAATCATGGCAAGCAGGTCACCAGTGACACCCGATCCCAGATCCCGGGCGTGAACCCACAGGCGCAGCAGCAGGGAGCTGCCGGCCACCTGGGTTCAAAGGGCGTTGGCGCCGGGAGCCATGGAGTCAAACCCAACCAGATCTCCTCCGGCGGCAACCCCGTGCTGAAGGCTGCCAGCCAATCGGCGAGCAGCGTCGGAGGGATGCTGAAAACCAAATCCAAGCGGGAGCGGAGCGTCTCCATTGACTCCGGTGACTCCAGAAATGCCATTCCCCCGGCCCTGGAGACAGACGCCAAAGGAG AGGGTGTTATGCGCAGTAAGCGGCGCTGTGTCCTGGAGAAGAAGCAGCCATACAGTGGAGATGAATGGTGCTCTGGACCtgacacagaggaagatgaagacaaACCGCACACCACGACCCACC GGGAGCGCGGGCTGGCCGGTCCTATCCAGGGCCTGGCTGAGCGCCTGTCTGCAGGACCCATGCCTGAACCGGGGGGTCCTGCAATGGGATGTGGACTGGGACCAGGGCTAAAAGCAGaaccacctccaccttcacagCAAGTGGTGTATGTTTTCACAACCAACCTAGCCAACAG CGCTGCAGAGGCTGTAATTAAAGGACAGACTGATTCCATCCTTCTGTTTCACCAGCAAAATGTTCCACGCACCAAGTTGGACCAG GGCCACCCATTAGCAAAGCTTCCTAACATGTCTGAGAAGGGGAACTCCAACAGCTCTCCTCCCACAGGCACCCCGAAATCCCAAAGTGGAACTCCGCGGCCAGcctctgcaggagctggaggcccGCTGCACCGTGCAGGGACACCGTCATCAGCGGGACATTCTGATAATGAATCCTCTCAGACCAGATCAGGCGGTGCCTCCTGCAATAACAGCAACGTCGCCCATAGGTCAGAAGGAGGGAACTCGGCCACACCAGCAGGCCCGGGTCCAGGTCCTGGAGATGGGGAGAGCGCAGGGGGAATGCCTCTTCCTGTTGCTACTGTTTATCCCTCCGAGAATCCCTCCATCCTATCTGCACACTTACAGGGTGACATGGGCCAGAGGGGCGGCCCAGGGAACCAAGATGGCCTCTCTAAAGAGCAGCTGGAACACAGGGAGCGCTCTCTGCAGACGCTGAGAGACATCGAGAGGCTGCTCCTGCGCAGTGGAGCCAGTGGAGTCCCTGGAGAGACGGGTGGCCCCAACAACAATGCTACTAATAACTCTTCCAatctaaataataacaacaacactgacagaAGTGCTATTCTGGAGCACAGTGATAATGGTACTAATAACCCTGGAAATTGCAGTAGCAGTAATATGCTATCGTCAGCCTTGGCTCCGATGGgagggataaagaaatatgaagaaCCCCTCCAGTCCATAATTTCTCAAACACACTCCCTTGGTGGTCCTGGCCTTGACAGCCCTCAAATGGACTCTCACCACAACCTACCACAGCACCCCCACCACCAGATGTCTTCACCTGGGGTTGATATGGGTCCCTTACTCGGACCCGAAGGGCTGACCCAGGAGCAAATGGCGTGGAGGAAACTTCAAGAAGAATACTACCAAGAGAAGAGACGACAACAGGAAATGCAACCCCCCACACATCCGCAGCACTTTAGAATGGTGACTGAGATGGGCGGACATGGAGGTCCCATGATGATGAGAGGACCCCCTCCTCCCTACCACAGCAAGCCTGGAGACCAGCAGTGGGGTCCCGGCAATATGATGGGAGGAGGAATGGGCGGAAATGCACGAATGATGGACATGCACCAAGAAGGACCACGTGGCCCGAGGTTCTTGGGACAGATGCAGAGAGGGCCACCCGGGGGAGGGGCCTTTCCTGGTAGTCCAGGGGGAGTTTTATCAATGGAGGGTCTAGGACCCCAAAGGCCGACCAGGCCAGGGATGATTTGGATAGACGACATAGGTGGAGGAGGCCCTTTTCATGGCTGCTATCCTGGTGGGCCTCCTCAGCACTTACAGGGAGAGCCAGAGCATCTGTTAACACGTGAGGAAATGTTTCGCATCATGGAGAAACGGCAAATGCAGGGGCTACCCAGGTTCGAACTTGACCGATTAgcaaaacagcagcaacaggacaACCTGAGAATTATGGATAATCCAGGGGGCCCAGAGTTTTCCAATTTGGCAATGGGTCGAGGCCCACCCTCCTCACGGGGAGATCCAATGGACTTCCCTGGCTCCCGGGAGATTATGGGCTCTCCTGGTGTGGGGCCTCAGATGAGAGACATGGTGGATTCTCCTCTGGGGAACAACCTCACAATGAACATGAACCAACAAATGAATGTTCAGCAACAACATCAGATGATGCTATCTCAGAAGCTCAGAGGAGGTCCTGCAGGAGGGGGGGCTTTAGGTGAGATGTTAAGTCCTGGAGAGATTGCACGAATCCGGGCTTTACAgaatggaagaggaggaaataaaGTAATGATCCCAGGACCTGATGGTCCCTTCCAGTTTCACAATCAAGGTCCCTTTTCTGGAGGACAGGTGGAAGGACCTTATCTTCAACAACCCGGCCATGCAATGTATGGGTCGGACCAGCAAGGACCTAATCAGATGGGGTGTACCTCGCGGCTCAGTCACATGCCGATGACAGGAGGCCCCAGGGGAGCAGACCTCGGTCCTCGGCACCCCTCTGACCTGTCGATCAACATTAACCCTCTGACATCTCCTTCagtgcctcctcctcatcagcttAAGTCCCCATCCCTCAATCGAGAGCCATCTCCTCTTCTACCTTCCCCCTCTGCTCCAGGTCTGAAGTCACCCTCACAGATCTCCTCTGCAGGCCACCACCCCCCTCTTCCCCCTGCATCTGGTGCTGGGACTCCGTCCTCTTCTTCCATGAAGTCTCCCCAGGTAATGGGCTCTTCCAACCTCGGCTTGCACTCTCCGTCTGCCTCCCCTGGACGACTGAAGTCCCCGGCTATGGCTGTGGGTTCGCCAGGGTGGTCATCTCCTAAAACAGCTCTTCCAAGTCCAGGTGGTCCAACCGGTGGGAAAGTCGTGGGCAATGGAGGAAGTGGTTCTACTGAGACAG GGCAACAACTTCACCCCAGGAGTTCCAACTCTACCCCCAGTAGCCAGCCAAGCTCTATGAATCCTGCTATGCCATTTAATTCCTCTCCTGACGCCCCTCCATCTCAAAATCCTTTATCCCTTATCATGTCCCAGATGTCCAAGTATGCCATGCCCAGTTCTACTCCCCTCTACCATGAAGCAATCAAAACAATTGCCACATCCGATGACGAGATGATGCCTGATCGCCCTCTACTGTCTGGTGTGAGCATTGGAG GAAACATTGGAAATCTCCAGACCTCCCAGATACTTGTCTCCCAAGGCTCCATGGGCCCGCACAGTGATCCACAAAGCCCCATGGGTATTGTCAATCAAGGTCAGCAGCACCTGTCCCACGATGCTTCAGGACCTGTTCTCTCTTCTCCAAACCAAATGGTCTTACCTTCCATGAATTCTGCcctgatgggaggaggaggacctgaTGGAATGGGGCCTTGCAATGTTTCCCCCATATCTCAAAACCAGATGGCAGGTTTTCCTCGCATGCAGCCGCAATCTCACGGGCCCATGCACTCGCCTATTGGAGGAATGTCACATAATTTCTCTCACCCTAATGAGGATGGTCTGCCGCCCCAGCAGTTGCACCTGTTGAGCAAAGGCCATCCTCACCAACGACCCTCTCACCCCTCAGACTCATATGGCCCTCTGCCCATGGGGGAAGGCCCGGATCTAAGTGAAGTCATACGTCCCACTCACATGGGGATCCCTGAATTTGATCTGTCCCGCATCATTCCTTCTGATAAGCCCAGCAGCACTCTCCAGTACTTCCCCAAGAGTGAGCAACATCAGCATCCACACCAGGGGCCACCTTCCCAGCAACCTACTCCCCAGCAGCTCCTCAAACAGCTTTCTTCTTCTGGTCCTTCGTCTAACCCCCACTTAGCAAACCTACAGAATATGATGGCCGAACAGCAGATGCCACTTCACCCTTCGCATAGTGGGATACGCCAAAGCATGGGTATTCATCAAGGGGGCTCTAGGGTTATGGTTTCGGGCGGGGGCATGGGCATGGGCCCCATGTGCCCCCCTGGACATATGATGGGAAGGACAGGCATGGTACCCCAGCAGCAACTCCAGCAACAGCAAGCCATGATGGCCAACAGTCTCCTCCACCATCCTTCCAATCCGTATCCTGGCATGATGCCCTCCCAGCAGCACCCACACAATCTGATGGCACAGCAAAACATTATGATGATGCAGGCTAAGCAGCGAAGCATGTCAGTTCCAGGGGATCCGTTCGGCCCCCAGGGTCCTCTGATGTCCCCTCAGGGCCCCATGATGGCCCCTCCCCATCCGCAGTCAGGTATGATGGGACCCCAGTCTCTAAGACAGCGGGGAATGTCTCTGGACAGTCCTCTTGGCTACGGCCCTGGAGGCATGGCCAATATGCCATTCTGA
- the LOC133003007 gene encoding C-X-C chemokine receptor type 5: MAGPKTFTFEDLGEYDNYTEYVYEDYSGLPTHSCDEDEQALALQTLGAAFQPVFYSLIFLLGLAGNGLMITVLLRRWRLLRITEIYLLHLAMADLMLLLTFPFDVVDVVSGWVFGEFLCKLVGLMRNLNLLCGSFLLACIGFDRYLAIVHAIPSMRNRRPRAVHVTCITLWLVCLGLSVPNVVFLTVREDNNNTSRLSCYYYHHKNHAYNWVLTARVFDHISFFLPLTVMCYCYTAVVFTLCKSQKSHAKQGAMRLAVVITLVFCFCWLPYNITLLIQTLVDFQVIGYKSCGPKVVLSAARDVTQGLGLSHCCLNPFLYAFVGVQFRKELNRLLRQLGCGANPLFRSQGQSRPSTSDGATTISSTI; the protein is encoded by the exons ATGGCAGGGCCAAAGACCTTTACGTTCGAG GACCTCGGAGAATATGACAATTACACAGAATACGTGTATGAGGACTACTCCGGCCTCCCAACCCACAGctgtgatgaagacgagcaggCCCTCGCCCTGCAGACCCTCGGTGCTGCGTTCCAGCCCGTGTTTTACAGCCTGATCTTCCTGCTGGGCTTGGCAGGGAACGGCCTGATGATAACGGTCCTCCTGAGACGTTGGCGCCTCCTGCGCATCACTGAGATCTACCTTCTTCACCTCGCCATGGCGGACCTCATGCTCCTCTTGACGTTTCCTTTCGATGTGGTCGACGTCGTCTCTGGTTGGGTGTTCGGGGAGTTCCTCTGCAAGCTGGTGGGCCTGATGAGAAATCTCAATCTCCTCTGTGGGAGTTTCCTTCTAGCTTGCATTGGGTTCGATCGCTACTTGGCAATCGTTCATGCCATTCCCAGTATGCGAAATCGGCGTCCGAGGGCAGTGCATGTAACTTGCATTACCCTGTGGCTTGTCTGTTTGGGTTTATCAGTaccaaatgttgtgtttctcactGTGAGAGAGGACAACAATAACACCTCTAGGCTCTCCTGTTACTATTATCATCATAAAAACCATGCATACAACTGGGTTTTGACCGCCAGAGTCTTTGATCACATTTCCTTCTTCCTACCTCTGACTGTCATGTGCTACTGCTACACAGCAGTGGTGTTTACTTTGTGCAAGAGTCAGAAAAGCCATGCAAAGCAAGGAGCCATGCGACTGGCTGTAGTTATCACTCTTGTCTTTTGCTTCTGCTGGCTCCCGTATAACATCACCTTACTGATACAAACTCTGGTAGACTTCCAGGTCATCGGCTACAAAAGCTGTGGACCTAAAGTCGTGCTGTCAGCCGCCCGTGATGTGACCCAGGGTCTTGGTTTGTCCCACTGTTGCCTGAACCCCTTCCTTTACGCCTTCGTTGGGGTGCAGTTCCGGAAAGAGTTAAATCGGTTACTGCGTCAACTTGGCTGCGGCGCCAACCCGCTCTTCAGGAGTCAGGGTCAAAGTCGACCGTCCACTTCTGATGGAGCAACAACCATCAGCTCGACAATCTAA
- the ddx6 gene encoding probable ATP-dependent RNA helicase ddx6 → MSTARTENPMILGLSNQNGQLRGPVKPAGAPGGGGGGGGGGGGGPQQLLLLNQVKGTINNGNSQSAPTTNAVIKPGDDWKKNLKLPPKDTRMRTSDVTATKGNEFEDYCLKRELLMGIFEMGWEKPSPIQEESIPIALSGRDILARAKNGTGKSGAYLIPLLERIDLKRDCVQAVVIVPTRELALQVSQICIQVSKRMGGVKVMATTGGTNLRDDILRLDETVHVIIATPGRILDLIKKGVAKVNQVQMIVLDEADKLLSQDFMAMMEEILGFLSKQRQILLYSATFPISVQKFMNAYLSKPYEINLMEELTLKGVTQYYAYVTERQKVHCLNTLFSRLQINQSIIFCNSSQRVELLAKKISQLGYSCFYIHAKMRQEHRNRVFHDFRNGLCRNLVCTDLFTRGIDIQAVNVVINFDFPKLGETYLHRIGRSGRFGHLGLAINLITYDDRFNLKGIEEQLGTEIKPIPGIIDKSLYVAEYHSESGEEVKP, encoded by the exons ATGAGCACGGCCAGGACGGAGAACCCGATGATTCTGGGCCTGTCGAACCAGAACGGGCAGCTCAGGGGTCCGGTGAAACCAGCTGGAGctccaggtggaggaggaggaggtggtggaggaggtggaggaggcccccagcagctgctgctgctaaaccAGGTGAAAGGCACAATCAACAATGGCAACTCCCAATCGGCCCCGACAACAAACGCTGTCATCAA GCCTGGAGACGACTGGAAGAAGAATTTGAAATTGCCCCCAAAAGACACGAGGATGAGAACTTCG GATGTGACTGCAACTAAAGGTAACGAGTTTGAAGATTACTGCCTCAAGAGGGAGCTGCTCATGGGAATCTTCGAGATGGGCTGGGAGAAGCCATCTCCAATTCAG GAGGAAAGCATTCCCATTGCACTGTCAGGAAGGGATATTTTGGCCAGAGCCAAGAATGGCACAGGGAAGAGTGGAGCCTACCTCATTCCCTTACTGGAACGCATTGATCTGAAGAGGGACTGCGTACAAG CTGTGGTCATAGTGCCCACCAGAGAACTGGCTCTGCAAGTCAGCCAAATCTGTATCCAGGTCAGCAAACGTATGGGCGGAGTGAAGGTGATGGCGACCACCGGTGGAACCAACTTGCGCGACGACATTTTGAGACTCGATGAAACGG tACATGTGATTATTGCGACTCCCGGGAGGATTTTAGACCTCATCAAGAAAGGAGTGGCCAAAGTCAATCAAGTGCAGATGATAGTTCTGGATGAA GCCGACAAACTCTTGTCTCAGGACTTTATGGCCATGATGGAGGAGATCCTGGGCTTCCTGTCCAAACAGAGGCAGATTCTTCTTTATTCTGCAACCTTCCCTATCAGTGTTCAAAAGTTTATG AATGCCTACCTGTCGAAACCGTATGAGATCAACCTAATGGAGGAGCTGACTCTGAAGGGTGTGACTCAGTATTACGCTTATGTAACTGAAAGGCAAAAGGTCCACTGCCTTAACACCTTGTTCTCCAGG CTCCAGATCAACCAGTCTATAATCTTCTGCAACTCCTCTCAGAGAGTGGAGCTCCTTGCCAAGAAGATCTCCCAGCTCGGTTATTCATGTTTCTACATTCATGCCAAGATGCGACAG GAGCACCGCAACCGCGTGTTCCACGACTTCAGAAACGGACTGTGTCGGAATCTTGTCTGCACTG acCTCTTCACAAGAGGAATTGACATTCAAGCTGTGAATGTTGTGATCAATTTCGACTTTCCCAAGCTGGGAGAAACGTACCTTCATCGCATTGGTAGATCTG GCCGCTTTGGACACTTGGGTCTCGCCATCAACCTCATCACTTACGATGATCGCTTCAACCTGAAAGGGATCGAGGAGCAGCTCGGAACAGAGATCAAGCCGATCCCCGGCATCATCGACAAGAGCTTATATGTGGCAGAGTACCACAGCGAGAGTGGCGAAGAAGTCAAGCCATGA